The Scylla paramamosain isolate STU-SP2022 unplaced genomic scaffold, ASM3559412v1 Contig2, whole genome shotgun sequence nucleotide sequence accaccaccactacttacaATATAGACTCGTTAAACAGCACCGTGTCCTGCGGAACGACCCCCATTGCCTGTCTCAGCTCGTTTTGTTGATATTGCTTAACATTCACGCCATCCACCAGCACTGCTCCACCACACACGTCGTAGAAGCGGAAGAGCAGACGCATAATTGTGCTCTTTCCGCTCCCTGTTGGGCCTACCTGTGGAGTTAGGTGGATTTAGATGGAGTTAGGTGGAgctgggtgtgtttttggtgtgttttgggtgtgttttttgggtgttttggtgtgttttgaaatctttttggtgtgttttggtgtgttttgggtgtgtttgggtgtgtttcaggtgtgttttgggtgtgtttgggtgtgttttgggtgtgtttacctctctctctctctctctctctctctctctctctctctctctcattaaataaataaataaacaaataaataaataaagaataattacagataaataaaagctctctctctcaataaataaataaataaatgaataaataaataaattagataaatcaatcaataaataaataaataagaatacagattaaagctctctctctctctctctctctctctctctctctctcaccacagccaGGGTCTTGCCAGGATCCACCACAAAGGACACCCCCTTCAGGATCTGCCTCTCGGGGGCGTAGGCGAAAGACACGTCCTTAAACTCAATCTTTCCCACTGGGGCGGGCAGGGCGAGGGCTCCTGGCTGGTGggggggtgtgggggaggggaagagaaggggggagggttgagtgtagtattagtagtagtagtagtagtagtagtagtagtaatgcaccTAATGCTacaataacactcaaaaaaataaataaataaaatgaataaataaataaatatacacaaaatcttAATACTATCTTGAAAACATCCCTAAAATTCCCTTAAACAGTccaaaaactcttaaaacatCCTAGAATcccttaaaaaacacacaaaaattccCTTAAACATCCCTTAAACCTCTTTCTCAACCCGTAAAACACCCAACACAAGCTCAAaactccccaaaacacccctaAGACCCTGAAACCTACCCTCAATACACCCTGAACAGCCTCACCtcatccaccacctcctgtcGCTCCTTCAACAAGTCAAACATGTTCTCCATATCAATGAAGTTCTGCTGTATCATTCTGTAGTAAGTACCGAACCAGTTGAGCGGAGAGTACAGCTGCATTATATAGGTGGAGAACAGGACGTAATCGCCGACGGTAAGGGTGTGTTTGTCTGCTACCAACCAGGCCGCCAGCAGGGAGCCAGCCAGGAGACCGCCGCTGATGACAAAATTCTGAATGGTGTTTAAGAGGCTCAGCGATGCATTTgacttccattcctccttctgaaagagagatgggggaaaagAGGGCAGGTTTTCTTAGAGGTTTGTTAAGAGAAAGGGGTATTTTAATGGTTAGAAAGGGTTTAAAAGTGTACAAAGGGTTTAAAAGAGACAGAATGGGTTTTAGAGATAGAGAAAGGGTtttaatgaagagagaaagggtttaatgaaagaaaggggtttgtagagagagagagagagaaagaattaagtcagtctctctctctctctctctcttttattgtttatttagagagagagagagagagaaaaacatgtctctctctctctctctctcttctctctccacacacacacacacacacacacacacacacccacacactctctctcactctcactcactctctctctctctctcacctggtagCAAAGGAGAGCCTCTTGGTACCTGTTCACCTCATAATTCTCGGCTCCATAATATTTTACTGTCTCAAAATTCAGGAGGGAGTCCACACCTCTTGCCCTTTGTTCATTGTCCGCCAAGTTCATCTGCCTCCTGTACTTTGTCCGCCATTCCGTCAGCCAGATGGTGGTGcctggtggatgggtggagggtCAGGAGGCTCTAATCCCCTTTGTCTGGGGTCGGATCCCTTATATTTGAGGTCTAAAAGGGGGTTGGATTCTGTTAGAAAGCATTTGGGCTTGTTTGAACAGGATTTGGGCTTATTTGAACAGGATCTGGGTATGTTAGGGTGCCTGGTGGATGGCTGGAGGGTCAGGAAGCTCTAATCCCCCTTGTCTGGGGTCGGATCCCTTATATTTGAGGTCTAAAGGGGGCTGGATTCCGTTAAAAAGCATTTGGGCTTATTTGAACAGGATCTGGGTATGTTAGAGTGtttggtggatggatggatggttaaaGAAGCTTGGATTCCTTATATATGGCGGTCTAAAGGGAGTTAGATTCCGTTAAAAGGGATTTGGGTGCATTTTAAAAGGATCTGAACTAATATTTACCCAAAACATACAAATTTAATCAAGAAAATTACGCGGGAGCAaaaatactggctaactcttgcattacaaagCTGGACAAGACACAGGTGAGAGAATATACAGGTAAATCAGGGTTTAAACAGGTAGATTAGGGTTCTAACAGGTAGGTTAAGGTTCTAACAGGTAGATTAGGGTTCTAACAGGTAGGTTAAGGTTCTAACAGGTAGGTTAGGGTTCAGACAGGTAAATCAGGACTCACCCAGGTAGATCGCCATAGTGAGGAAGACAATGAGACCAAACCAGTAATTGAACGCGGCAGTGAAGTAAACAACCGCGATGGTGATGTCCACTACTGTAGGCAGGatgctgtggaggaggaggaggaggaggaggaggaggaggaggaggaggaagacttttTAGTGTGATGCTTAATGTTCAGGGCCCCAGCAATCTCCCTGCATCACCCCTCTGTCTCACATCCCCTACCCTCCCCCCTTATCTCCATCATCACCCCCCTCCCCAGCCCATCcttgtaacttaacctaacctaatctaatttaacttaacctaatgtaatctattctaacctaacttaacctaacctaacctaacttaacctaacctaacctaacttagcctaatctaacctaacctaatctaacttaacctaacctaatctaacttaacctaacctaacctaacttaacctaatctaacctaaccaaacaccccacaacaaaaaacacacacacacacacacacacacacacacctgaacacaaTATACGAGAGAAGAGAATTAATCGAATTTGTGCCTCGATCCATGACCCTGAGCACCTCTCCAGTCTTGCGGCCCAGATGCCAACGCAGCGACAGGTTGTGCAGGTGTGCGAACAGCTGTACCTGTGTGTGGAAGGGGAGCCAGGGTGAGCAGGAGGCTGTACAGGGGTGTGGCAGGGTGCAGGAGGTTGCGGGAGAGAGTCGCAGTGTTTAAGCTAAGAAAAGTATATTAGGTTAGGCTGACGGGGGTTACAAGAGTTTTAAGTGAGTTTCAGGTAATCAGGATGACTGAGGGGGTGTGTAGGGTGAGTAAGGGGGTGTGGCAGGGTGTGACAGAGTGTTAGATCAAGGTgatgggttttcaaggatggttttatggttccagtgacagattaacaagatttctacactcaaaaggctgtagttgaagtgacaagggttttcaagggtgtttttatagttccagtgacatattaacaagatttctattcTCAAAAggttgtagttgaagtgacacgggttttcaagggtgtttttatggttccagtgacagattaagaagatttctacactcaaaaggctgtagttgaagtgacgcgggttttcaagggtgtttttatagttccaatgacatattaacaagatttctattcTCAAAAggttgtagttgaagtgacaagggttttcaagggtgtttttaaagttccagtgacagattaacaagatttctacattactgacaggagaaacactcttgagaacctggccagttatctctgtagccttgaaacacacacacacacacacacacacacacacacacacacacacacacacacacacacacacacacatacctgaaCTTCTCTACTAGTATATTGTTGAACGGAGATCCACAGAAGGGAACGCAGATTATTGAGAAGGCCAGTGCCACCCGTGCCGCCCCCCTGCAGGAATTTGAGTGCCACGTACACCAGCACTGCATCCCACACAAAGGTCGGCTCTCCACCGCTGCCTCCGAGGCCATCCACTGTTGGggtaagtcaggttaggttaggttaggttaggttaggttaagtcaagttgggttaggttaggttaagttaggttgggttgggttgggttgggttaggttaggttgggttaggttaggttaagtcaggttgggttagattaggttaggttgggttgggtttggttaggttaggttaggttaagttaggttaggttaggttaggtttggttaggttgggttaggttaggttaggttgggttaggttaggttaggttgggttgggttgggttgggtttggttaggttaagtcaggttgggttaggttaggttaggttgggttgggttgggttgggttgggtttggttaggttaggttaggttaggttaggttaggttaggttgggttgggttgggttgggttgggttgggtttggttaggttaggttaggttaggttgggttaggttaggttaggttgggttgggttaggttgggttgggtttggttaggttgggttaggttaggttaggttaagctactactactactactaccaccactacaactactactaaaataCAGGAACcaaccttaaaaaccccaacaaaagaataaataaagaaagaaagaaacaaagaaacaaacaaacaattagaATTAGAACAACCATTCAATTaacaagcaccaccacaaccaccaccaccaccaccaccaccaccacctaccaatGAGTTTGTAGTACAGGGGGACGAAGACGTTGGCGACCCGTCCCAGCACCAACAAAATAAAGCAGAAGAGAACAGCGCACTGGAGAACGGGGCTTTTCTTGGGCCAGATGAACGGCAGCAGAACGGACAGCTTCCTGAAGAACCCTCGCCATGTTGACCCTTGACCTCGACCTGACCCTGCACCCTGAGGATCGTGTCGGGTtaggtcagaaaaaaaaaaaaaatttgtaataataatggtaataattcATTCAAATGGTTAATATATTGCCAAGTTGACCTCTGACCTGACTCTGTGCCCTGGGGATTGTGTCAAGTTAGTTTTgggaaataaataatagtaataatagtaataatagtaataattcacctaaataataaacaaaataattgatgGAAGcagcaaaaatattaataagagaaaaaaatgtgaaaaaattctacaaaaggcaaaaaattcTAATACAAAAAATTCTACAGgccaaaaaaatctaaaaaatacaaaaaattctacaaaagccaaaaaaaatctaaaaaacactaaaaaattcTACAAAAGCcaaaaaattctaaaaaaataaacaaatctacaaaaaaacaaatgaaaattctacgaaaacaaaacaaaattctataataaataaacaaacaaaaaactacaagccaaaaaaaactaaaaaataccaaaacacatctaaaaaatatatataaaaagataataaataaataaaaatactacttaattccagacacacacacacacacacacacacacataaacaattaaaataaataaatacataaataaataaacaaataaacaaataactcaAGAAAAACTAACCCAAACAAACCAAACGTGACCCAAACGTGACCCAGACatgacccgagagagagagcagtgtgaCCTTCCATACATACCAGGCCGTACGTGCGGGGGTCATAGCCGGCTGCCTGACCTCTCATGTCGGGTCACTCTCTGCTCTCAAACGGCGCCtgttatttcagtgttttttttttttgtttatttgttttttgtttgtgttttattatgattttttttgttagtttatcaatgttttttttttttcctctcaattatttattttttcctttttcttttctttcttttcttttttttttattgttttctttttctttaataattttccttccactcacttttgtaaataaaaaagaagaaagattataaaatttatctccattttccatttaatattttcatctgtcagccaatcagatcactccttcctccaaccagccaatcagatTACTtgatccctccctccacacacccgCTGACCAATCTGAACACTTTCTTACTTAAAACCAGCCAATAGAATGCTTCCACTGTGTCTATGCctatctaaacacacacacacacgcatacatacacacacacacacatacatacatacatacagacagacatacacacacatgcatacatacacacctgtAGGGCAAAACTGATTAGGCAAGCCTGTGTGTACCCTATATAAcccatagacacacacacacacacacacacacacacacacacacacacacacacacacacacacacacacttatataatcaaaagttatttatttttctaattattttatgtaatctattaatttttatttattttgattactttgcttataatatttttgtgagagagagagagagagagagagagagtgagagagagagagagagagagagagagagagagagagagagagagagagagagagagagagagagagttatctttaaTATGGTGACCCCATTCAGTCACTCTAAGTACCATTTGTGATAAGTAAAGATAGGAAatgcagtctctctcttctctctctctctctctctctctatttcttctaacaaaagtaaaaaataaaataaatattctaataataataataataataataataataataataataacaataataataataacaacaacaaaatatttatacaacaaaataaaataactatacttgtctctttaacacacacacacacacacacaccctcccccagccccacccccaaccccccacccccctaccttacctcctcgtcctcctccgcctccccctgccccctcaTTCGCCCGCCAAAGTTGATATAATCTCTCATTGTTGATATACCAGGAGCCTTCAACCCCAGGATGAACAGAAGACAGGCAGAGATGTAGCGGATGATAAACAGCGCAAACTCCAGCCGATCCGTCACCCTGGAATagactgttaggttaggttaggttaggttaggttaggttaggtttggtttggttaggtttggttaggttaggttaggttaggttaggttaggttaggttaggataggtttggtttggttaggttaggttaggtctgtttaggttaggttaggttaggttatgtctgtttaggttaggttaggttaggttaggttacgttaggataggtttggttaggttaggttaggttaagttaggttgggttaggttaggttaggttaggataggataggataggttaggttaggataggataggataggttaggtcaggtcaggttaggttaggttaggttgagtttggtttggttaggttaggttgggttaggttacagtagctgaaactactactactactacaactacacctactacaactacaacaactactactataacaaaaACTACAACTAAGACCATTTAAACCACAAAATATCTCCAAATCAgaccattaacacacacacacacacacacacacacacacacacacacacacacacacacacacacacaccacaatcaTTAATCCACTTCAAACTTACGAACTGAGATCGAACCACCAATCTTCATTTTTCAGATTAAGGAAGGCCAAATTCTCTCCGACAAACACTAAGGTCCAGAACACTAACAGGACGAAGCCGTGACCTCTCGTAGGGGCGGACGGAAGCTGTTCGTTGCGTTCCAGATACACGAGGCGCACCGACAGGGGCCAAATGATTAGGCTGCAGCAGAATGCCAGGATCATGTACCCATAGATGATGTGGTGTCCTGTGTGgagagggaaggttaggttaggttaggttaggttaagtgtgtgagtgtgtgtgtgtgtgtgtgtgattgtatttgtttgtgtgtgtgtgtgtgtgtgtgtgtgtgtgtgtgtgtgtgtgtgtgtgtgtgtgtgtgtgtgtgtgtgtgtgtgtgtggttaggttaggttaggttcggttaagtcaggttaggttaagttaggttaggttaagctaggttaggtcaggtcagattaggttaagttaggttaatctaagttaggttaggttaggttaagctacgttaggttaggttaggttaagctaggttaggttaagctaggttaggttaagctaggttaggtcagatgaggttaggttaggttaggttaggttaagctaggttaggttaggttaggttaggttaggtcagatcaggttaggttaagctaggttaggttaggtcagattacaCCACCAAACCCTAAACTCACCAATCAGAGTCGCCTGCAGTGAGATCCGAGCCACCGCCACCAGAACCATGACCACCGCCAGCGCAGTCTGCACCCCGAAGAGACACGACTTTGGGCGCAGGTACTGGTCAATGGGCGTGGCATACTTGTGGTAGATTAGCCACTGGCCCACCCCAAACACCAACAGGAAGGTGGTGTAAGTGGCAGCACACACCGTTTCCAGGAGACAGTGGGAGATGCCGTGCCCCACCCACACTTCCGCTAAGGTGATGTTTGGCGGGCAGTATAGCattgtggcgtgtgtgtgtgtgcgtgtgtgcgtgaggtGGGTGTGGTGGCCAGCTCTCTCCCGGCCTGGCGCTGATCCTGTACCAAATAGAAAATGattatattcttatttatctgttttctttgcATATTTGACAGAAAGGCTTTAAAAATTAGTCTTATCACGGTGTTGAGTGCGCAGTGTTGCTGGCGCCTCGACTGACTGTTCAAggacaagatgaaagaaatttGAAGAGTTTGGGAAGTTAAAATATTTCGTGATGTGGTGtgtcaggagagagagtgagtggtgtaCTGTACAATAAAAAGGGCGCCTACACCTCAccgtactcacacacacacacacgcacacacacaaacagatatactactcatactgctcttctagacagggtggaatcaaaagcttttcgtctcatcaactcctctcttctcactgactgtcttcagccagTGTGACCCGCCTTAGAGGCCGAGATTTGGAAATGCCAGGTCACAGGGCGTAAGGTCAGGTAAATGGAGGTCAAGAATGGTGTATATATTTCAGGGCGGGTAAATTTGAGTCATATTTGCGTGACTGGCTGAAAATCGGGCATACCGGCGCGTCACGGTGACAACAAATGTTATGTGATCAAATTTCTCTTAATAACCACAATTCACCACTATTTTCCCCCAAATTTGTGCTCCACTGACCCTCGCCGCCTCAACGCACACTTGGCACTCACCTGCGGCGGCTGGCTCAGCGAAAACCAGgttaaaattgataaaaataacaGACGTTTGATAAGTTAAGGAGAGGGGagtcttaatcttgatcttgatagTGGATGGTCAATACGCAGAcgcaaaaaataagtaaatatgcggAAAATTTTGgtagacaataaataaataaataaatgaataaattgtatattgtagagagagagagagagagagagagagagagagagagagagagagagagagagagagagagagagagagaattttttttttgtgggacacacgaaaaaaaaaaatcaaggaaaaaaaatatgaacggtaacaagaaaaataaacaccaattaaatgtttttctatttatttgcttttaagAAACACTGCAAGGATTGTAACCCTGCCACATACAAAAAagatgagtatatatatatgtatatatatagtacTTTTGTAGCAagtgacacacgcacacacgtacacacactgactctctctctctctctctctctctctctttgtgattCAGTCCTCTGTGTGACTGCTGTGATAAAAGCTTCTATATTTTAAATCTCTGTTATATTTACATCACCTCTGAGGCAACACACGCTAATTTAGCAACACAATGCGCCTTgcaactctcttcttccccatcAACTCGGAACTGAACACTGCAAAAATATTCCTTCCTTAACAAACAACACAATGATTATCTTCCTTAATTCAACTCAATACAGTCATTCTCGCAACTCAATGGCAATACAGTTTCTTGCAATTCAATATTCTCTCCAActcaaaacaaaagaacatcaaCATTGCTTTTACATTCAAAAATAATACATCGATTTTCTTTCTTCCGCAACTCAATACAGTCAACTTAGCAACACAAGGAGCCTCGCAACTCAATATTCACTCAATCGtttcaaaacaaaaaataacattgcTTTAAATTTAacattgcttaaaaaaaaaaaaaaaaaaaaaacggcgaTTTTCTTCAGCAACTCAAGTCAACTTAGCAACACAATTAGCCTAGAAACTCAATATTCTCCCCATCAACtcaaaacaaaacagcaacaacacaaaattccctttaattgaaaaaaaataactgatttTTGCCCACAACTCAAATATACTCAGCCTTACGAACACAATGGCAACACAACGAGGCTAGCAACTCAATTTCACCCcttcaacacaaacaaaaacacatcaacTCCTTCTATCAGTCATATAACGCAACACACACTCAACTCAGCAACTCAAAAGACATAAGAGAGAGCCTTGCAActcaaaacaatagaaaaccTCTGATAAATACTGTATTCTCCAtttcacaccaaaacactgcaaaCTTCTGAGCAAAACTGTATTTCCACTTGAAAAACCACAGCAGGATGTACAGTACCTCTCAGAAACACTGTATCTCTTGCCCCAGAAACACAAACTTCTGAACAACACTGTATCCTTCATCTCTActtacaccaaaacactgcaaaCTTTAGAACAACTGTATTTCGTAAACCCAGCCGGTCTTTCATCACCGAATCTCaaggaacacacacagaaacacagtaTTGTTATCTCCAACtcctaaaaaaacaataaaaaaacaaatctttcaaatattttcacgacaaataaaaaaaggaaggaaaaaaaacaagaaaaacaaggaaaaaaaacacctcaGAGATTATATTTGTTTTGCGTTTGTGTTGCAATTAACGGTGGAAGCACTGTTATTTACCTGCTTGTTGTGAGAAAGCCCAGATTTGCCCTAGGGAGTTTAAAAGCTATCTGAAAAATTTCTAAGGGATAAAATTATGAGTTAAATTCATGAAGTTACATttaaaagggagatgaaaaggaacGGGGTCTTAAACAGAGGTTGAATAGGCTGGAATAGGCTAGAATAGGCCTAAATATTTGGaatgttagtgccgagtcaataagGAGCTTTGAAAGACCAGACTGGCTCAAATAGGCCGATGTATTaagccatgtgtaggcctaatggcttcgaAAATGGGGGAAACTCTTAATAAAACTTATTATTAGGCCTAGGCAGGTGTATGGGTGGGGTGACAATGCCAGGTATAGGCCTTGTGGATtcctggctgactggctgactgactgactgactggctggctggctgactgactgaatgactgactggctgattgactgactgactgactggctggctgactgactgactgactgactggctgattgagtgactggctgactgactgactgattgagtgactggctgactggctgattggctgactgactgactgactgactgactgactgactggctgactgactgactcacaaacaaacaggcaaaagacGAAATGCTTTTTTTAAGTGTACAAGTTGataaattgactgactgactgactgactgactgactgactgactgactggctgactgactgactgactgggtgtaCAGAAAAGTGTTTTGTACCTTATTTGTGCATAATATAAGGGTGTTTTAACGGTGCTCCCCtgctctcccccccccccaagcaTGCCCTACAAACACTggtacctcctccctctccccccccc carries:
- the LOC135096060 gene encoding ATP-binding cassette sub-family B member 6-like; translated protein: MLYCPPNITLAEVWVGHGISHCLLETVCAATYTTFLLVFGVGQWLIYHKYATPIDQYLRPKSCLFGVQTALAVVMVLVAVARISLQATLIGHHIIYGYMILAFCCSLIIWPLSVRLVYLERNEQLPSAPTRGHGFVLLVFWTLVFVGENLAFLNLKNEDWWFDLSSVTDRLEFALFIIRYISACLLFILGLKAPGISTMRDYINFGGRMRGQGEAEEDEEGAGSGRGQGSTWRGFFRKLSVLLPFIWPKKSPVLQCAVLFCFILLVLGRVANVFVPLYYKLIVDGLGGSGGEPTFVWDAVLVYVALKFLQGGGTGGTGLLNNLRSLLWISVQQYTSREVQVQLFAHLHNLSLRWHLGRKTGEVLRVMDRGTNSINSLLSYIVFSILPTVVDITIAVVYFTAAFNYWFGLIVFLTMAIYLGTTIWLTEWRTKYRRQMNLADNEQRARGVDSLLNFETVKYYGAENYEVNRYQEALLCYQKEEWKSNASLSLLNTIQNFVISGGLLAGSLLAAWLVADKHTLTVGDYVLFSTYIMQLYSPLNWFGTYYRMIQQNFIDMENMFDLLKERQEVVDEPGALALPAPVGKIEFKDVSFAYAPERQILKGVSFVVDPGKTLAVVGPTGSGKSTIMRLLFRFYDVCGGAVLVDGVNVKQYQQNELRQAMGVVPQDTVLFNESIFYNIHYGRVTAADQEVRDAATHADIHDKILTFPDKYDTKVGERGLKLSGGEKQRVAIARTILKNPTFILLDEATSALDTQTERNIQTALQRVCTGRTVVVVAHRLSTVIHADTIVVLKEGTIVERGRHDELLARGGEYSRMWQQQLEANNNDGNGGGGDGGGDGGGGGGSGGDDGGSVVKV